GCCGAAACGATCAAGGAAACCGGCCAGGGCTTGCTCGACATCGACGGGCTGGAGATTAAAGACAGGAGAGAAGTTTATGAAGATGTGGTTCAGATCGGAGTTGTTGTTACCAATGATTTCCAGGGCGTCCAGGATATCGTTCATGAGGCGGTCAGCCTCCGAGATCAGGTACTCAGCGGTGGGGATATCGTCACGCAGACGACCTGGACGAACAACGGCACGAATGAAATAACGCTTATCAATAGCCTTGTCGTTCTCAGGTCCCTTGCCAATAGCCTCGTAGACATGGATGTTGCGGTTCTCGGTGAAGACGGGCTTGATGTTGAACTTTGATAGACGGCCGAGCTCCAGCTGGAAGGCGAGAGCAGGCTCGCTGTGGCGGATACTCAGATCCTCCTCGTAGTTGGGACCACGGAAGGTGAAGTAACCGGGATAGACACCTTGCTTGCCGCAGATGAAGGTAACACGACGGATACGGCGGGCAAGGAGCTCATCCTTGTTGTCAGCAAGCAGCTGCTTCATTTGTTCAACAAGCTCCGAATCTTCCATATCCTCGATATCGCGAATGGCAATGTTGCACACTCCAGTGAGCTCACTGTCACTCACGGGCTTGGGAGCTGGGCGACGCTTGCCTTCGAGACTGGCAATAAGGCCCTGCTCGCTGGGACGCTTAACATTGGAGCCGCCGAGAGGGAAGACCTCAAGAGCCTTGGAGAGGAATTCCTCAGCATCCTCCAAGTACTGCACAGGTATGATAACACCTTTGCGGACGGGGTCACTGGCAGCGTCACTCACGAAGAGAGACATATCGCCGATAGAGTTGATCCGCTTGAAGGGGTTAGTCTCCGTAATGGGAGTGCCCGGGGTGGAGGGCTGAGTGGAGTTAAGAACACCGAACTCGCGATGGCCAAGCTTGCCCAGGGTGAAGTCCCAGGACAGGAAGGGCTGCTCGGTGGAGGCGTTGTACTCGATGCCCTTGAGAGTGTAGGCACGATAGGCACGGCGAATGTATACTTCCAGGGAGGCAAGGGTGACCCAGGGGTCAGCGTGGACGAAGAAGCGAGGAAGAACATCAAAGACGGTGTACTTCGAGTCAACCACCTCCTTCAAGACCTCCAAAGAAGGCTCACGGTGCTCCCATCCGGTCTCACCGTAGCGAGACTCAACAACGGAAGACCGCAGAATGTGCTCCATCTGGGACAGGCGCTCATCCAGAGACGGCATAGCGCACTGAATAAGAACCTCTCGGGCCTTGAGAGTCACCTTTGCAGAAGACCGAGACTCAAGCTCAGTCAACTTCTTGAGGATGGGTTTGAAGTGTGTGCCAACATTCTCGACGAGGGGCTGGTTGGGGCGGTACATGTCCAAGATGGCCAGGACCAGATTGTTCTTCGAACCGATACGGCTGTGCGAGAGGACGGTGTGAACAATACTGGTGATATCGTCCTTGTTCTCCTCGCGAAGCTTGAGAATCACATCCTCATCGCGGAGGTGATGGGTAGAGAACAGCTTCTCGACGTCGTAGTACTGCTCAAGCAAGCCAATGAAGACATTGTACTCGTTGGACTTCAAACCATCCATGTACTTGTTAATGACCTGAACCAGGGGCAAGAGGGTGGCCTTGAGAATCTCAGCATCGGCGGGACCGATGTTTTCCTCGATAAAGCGAGAGATAGCCTTTTGGAGCTGCTTGGCAGGGAACTCGGCCTTGCGGGCCTTGGCACGGTCAACAACGTTCTGGAGCTGAGCATCCAGTTTCTGAGGGATACGAGAGTGCAGCGCAGAAGACTGCGCATTCCACTCGCCGTAGGGAAGATCAGGGTTGCGCAACACCTCAACAAGATCCTTCAGGGTGGTACCCATGATGACCTGGTTGTCAAAACCGCGAAGAATGTTCTCCAGAATGCTGTGAAGCAGGAAGAAGCGCTGGGAGGGCTTGTTGCCGAGAACGGTAGGGGAGCCAAGTTCAGGCAGCTGACCGGTGAAGGGCTGAGCGTGCTTGACGCGGGAGGGGTCATCCAGGGCGAGGATGCCGAGGATGTCACCAGCCTCCAGCGTGGCACCGGGCTGCTTGATGAGCTGCACGACACCATCCTCCTTTGCGATGAGGGGCATGTACATCTTCATGACCTCCACCTCAGCATAAGACTGGCCAGAGCGGATGTGCTCTCCATTCTCGACGGTAAACTTGACAAGCTTACCGGGGGAGGGTGAACGGAGCTGAGTGGGATCGTTCTCCTGCTCCAAGAGGCAAGTCTTGCCGTCAACGCTAAGACGGGTGGCGGCAGCCTCCTCCTTCCAGTAAACGTTGTGACTGCGGCCGCTGAGAAGAACCAACAAACCACCGTCAGCCAGAGCACGAACACCGACTGAGCACTTGGAGCCGTTGATGAAGAGGTGGTAGCTGTCCAAGCTAGCACGAGTGGCAGTGAACTTGTAACGCTCGCCTTCGTAGATGAAGTCGACGGGGAAGACAGTCTTCAGGATCTCCTTTGACGGAACCTGACCCTTTCCGAGACCATTGCGGTACTCCTCAATACCAGCCTCGCTAGCGAGGTGGGCCTTTGTGACGGCACCACAAATGATGGCGACATACTGATCGGGGCGCTCGGCAGTGAGCTTGTTGGTGATGAGCTGATCGAGCCATCCAGTGGTGATAGTGTTGTCCTCGAAAGCGGGGGTTTCGAGAAGCTTGATCAGATATTCCACAGTGGTTCGGAAATCACCACGAATGCTCAATTCCTTCAAAGCAACGACCATGTGCTTGCGCGAAGCGGATCGGTTCTCGCCGTAGGCGAAGATGTGGCCGAATTGACTGTCAGAGAAGCTGTGGATACCACCAGCAGTACCGACAGAGAAGTAACCCCAGACATTTGACGAACTGCGGAAGTTCAGCTCGTGCATGGTGCCACTGGAAGGCTTGAAGCCCTCGCCGGGGTCTTCAGAGGTGATACGGCAAGCAGTGGTGTGGCCTTTGGGTTGAGGACGGCGCTGGGTCTGGAAGCTCTCTTCCTTGGAGAAGTCGAAATCAATGTCGGCAGAGGCGTTGGGGTCGACACCGTAGAGGAGACGAATGTCACGAACGCGGTGTAAGGGGATACCCATAGCAATCTGGAGCTGGGCAGCGGGGAGGTTGACTCCCGAGACCATCTCAGTGGTGGGATGCTCGACTTGCAGACGAGGGTTCAACTCGAGGAAGTAGAACTTGTCATCGGAGTGCGAGTAGAGGTACTCGACGGTACCGGCGGAAACATACCCGACCAACCGACCAAGGCTCACAGCAGCGCGCTCCATGGCCTGGAAGGTGGGCTGTTTCGCAATGGTCACAGGAGCCTCCTCGATAATCTTTTGGTGACGACGCTGGACAGAGCAATCACGACCGAAGAGGGAAATGTTGTTACCGTACTGATCAGCCAGTAACTGCACCTCAAGATGGCGAGCGTTGCCAGCCAGCTTCATGATGAAGATGGGCGACCCGGGAATCTCGTTGGCAGCGGCGTTGTACAAGGCGTGAAACTCCTCCTCGTTCTCAACCTTTCGAATACCCttaccaccaccaccttcGGAGGCCTTGACCATGACAGGGAAACCGATCTCCTTGGCCTTCGCCAAACCCTCTTCCGGGGAAAAGGTGCATCCCTTCTTATAGACCTCGTCCTCGACTGTCACAATACCGTTTTCATCGACCTTCACGGCGTCAACTCCGCTTCCAGACCAGGGAATGCATGGCACACCGGCGTGCTGTGCAACGATGGTAGAAGAAATCTTGTCACCAAGCGAGCGCATGGCTGAAGCTGGGGGTCCAATGAAAATGATCTTCTTGGGCGACGCAGCGAGTGATTCGGGTAACCGAGGGTTTTCAGAGGCGTGACCCCTACAAGATGAGCATTAGCACTttgttcctttcttttctttcctgcttcttctcATAATCTCCAAACCACTTACCATCCTGCCCATACGGCGTGGACATCCATCCGCTCCGCAATATCGACAATCAACTCGACGTTGGCATAGTTATTATTATTGGTTCCACCGGGAACCTCAACGTATTGGTCGGCCATGCGAATATAGTCGGCGTTGGCGGTCAAATCTTCGGGCGTGGCCATTACAGTGAATTGGATAGCCCGCTCGTTGCCGAAGGTCTCATAAGCCCATTTCCGCACTGAACGAATTTCTTTGACAGCAGCGATACCATTGTTGGCAATAAGCACCTAAGAACAAGTCAGTCCCTCGTACAAGCTCCCTATAGTTTCCGCAATCACGGTCTTCCGATTTCTGACTTACCGACGTGATGACGGAGTGACCATCGTGAGCTGCCACGAATTCCTTCACCGCGCTAGGGGGTGCTGATTCGAGGGCGTTGCCACCGATGAAATGTGAGGGGAGGCCATGTTTGGCGACAGTCGAGCCGTTGGCTGAGTTGCCGTTTGTGATGCCCATGATGTTGATAATCACAGGTCAGACTCCCTTATAGGAATTGAGGTTCTGGTTTCGCGCGGAATGCAACAGCGctgattaaaaaaaaaagagagtagTGCACAATGCTGGAAGTGGCGTAAAGAGGCCGAGTGGTGGCTGTGggcagaagaagatgaggtagggggggagagagagaggaagagaaggatgAGCGTCAGCAGTGAGATCTGGAAGGGAAGAAAGGCCAGGTCAGCACGAGTAATTGGAGTCTTGAAGCAAGAAGTGTCAAATGCGGAATCGGTTTGCAGAGTTCGCAAACGGAAAAGATACGAAGCACTTGAATCTTGGTAGTAAGACTTACCGGGAACCACCAAACCCCGAACAGAAATTTCTTTGTAAGATTGAATGTAGAAAGTAAAGAGATTCAGCCAACTTCAATAATAAGACCAAGTCCAGGAGAAAATTGCTGAGAAGATGATTTTCTGGAGGTCCCACCCAAGTGGAGTTGATCCCAACTGGCTATGATTGATTCCCTTCGGTGGCCGAGATTAATGTACCTCACCATAATTAACAGTATGGAGAGGTACTTTCCCAGGAACAGGCTCCCCCAACTCCCTGGCTTTGTTGGGCCAGGTTCCACTACAATTTGTTGCCCACCACTTCTGCCGACTTTTAATTTGTTTTTATTTAAATTTTAATTTTAATTTTAATTCGATTTTTACATTAAAGAAAgtagagaaaaagagaaaacagATTTTACCGTTGAAACCAACCCAGaatttacggagtactataACGGACACGACCAAATATGGGGGAAGATTCCCCATCTCTACTATCTAGGTACTTGATAGACTCTGTGCTCCTTCGGAGCACTGAGTTACATTGTAGTCTACACACAGTGTaggagtactccgtaaatgCTTCCCCACGGGTCTCGGCACCCGTTTCGGTCAACGTCTTCGGGGCGgcgattttctttttcgttttcGTTTTTTGAAAATTGTTTTTCCAGATGGCTGTTATTATCCATGGAAAACCGAACATGTTCCAAGGTCCAAGAAGTTGGTGTACCTACTCCATACTACTAGCACACATAAATATATCTCTTCCAACCTGGAGGCGATCTAGAATTTAGAATCAAGATATGCTCCCGAGGTCCGCGCCACTACCAATCTGAGAATGGCGCACACGCTATCCCAATTCGGTCAACCTGCATGATTCAACACGATTAGCCCGAGCGTCCAGAAAAAGAATGGTGGACCAATCATATTCGTGATCACCATATCCCCAACCCATTCCCAAAGCCGTGGATTGACGTCACAACTCAACTCTAATGGACCGTCAACCTACGGAGCATTTTATACATCAATGTTTTAGTTGGAGCATAAATAACATCATGGGTATTATTGGATCTAGAAGGAAAAGACAATCGCTGAGACACAGCTTAGAACGTCCCCAGAATCCACCGGGGGCCACATCGCACACAAATAAACCAGGCCTGGCTGGTCCAAGACGAGTCAACATGCAAAACTATACAGGACGGAATAAATGTGACCAGGGCAATCTGCCGGGAAGCACTCTCGCCCCTCTTGTAGAATGCAGTCGATCAAAGTCAATCTTAGAAGCATGTAAAACAAACGTCGAAAAATAACCCTAGCTCTTAAACTACTTGACCACTGAACCCCCATGCGAATTCCATGAAATACTAAACGCGAAAATACGAATTAATAAGTCTCTCCCAGGTCGCTGACTTGGGTCTTCCTGTTTGGCTGCGGCATGGTACCAGGTCCGATACTAGTCTTGAAGCTTCGGGGAGCTGGGATGCCACTGATGGTTCGCTTTTTCACTATGGGGGTGGGGGTAGTCAGGCATGGTcgttgaggttgttgaatcTCATGGGAGATGCGGGCGGTTGTTGGCGTAGCAATGTCTTGGGCTTCATCGATGAGAGACATGCCAGAGATGTTAGGGAGTTGGCCGGCATGATTGCTGAGAGATGACCGAGGTCGCCGGCCCTCTGTCATAGGGTTTGTCGAGTAGTGACCCAGTGGCGTTTTGGCCCCAGGACGGCTCGAACGACTTTCAGGCCGGGCGTTTGCGGGGACCCCCGACTGCACGCTCTGGCTGAAGGAGCTGCGGCTCGAGAAACTAGTTCGGCTGCTCGGGCGACTCTCGCCTGTCCGTCCAAACGACTGACGGCCCTGAGGGGGGTAAGAAGGAGTACTTTCACTATCCCGCGCCGAGGAACCAAGGCTACTACTATCACTCAGCCGCTTGGGAGAACTCCTGCGAACGGTGATAGACGACGGGACGATCGGGGTGTCGCTAATTACGGACCCAGAACGAGGAGATCCGCGAGACGAGGTGTCAGATGGGGCGGGAAGTCGTGATTTGGCGGATTGGACGCGCTCTTCGAGCTTCTGCATTTTACCAATCAGGCCACGGATCTGGAACAGTGATCCAGACTTGGGAAGCCCCGGTGGCCGCGAGGTGTTCGTTCTCGTCAAACTGTTGCGAGACGAGGTGGACATGGAGGGGGTGGACCGAACATTACCATTGCCATTGCCGGTGCTATATGCGCCATTGCTATAAGCAAGAGATGGGGTCCGTGAATGAGTGGTACGCGTTTGAGTTCGCGCGTGAAGTGTTCTAGAGTTGACTGGATCTGCGCCAGCGGCTCTCTGTCGAGGGAAGGTAGGCGTGGAGTTTGCGTAGGGGTTGGTCGCTTTGCGCATGTTCACAGACGACTCGGAGATAGGGGGCGAAGGCGGGGTAGCGGTTGACGACGTAAGGGATGATTTAGCGGGGGGCGTGGCAAATACTGGGGAAGATGTAACGGTGCCAGGCGAGCGGTCAAAGATCTCCAAACTCTGCGGAGTTGCCGGGCTGCGATGGTACAAAGGAGTAGGCTTGCGGCGCCGCATCCCATGTCCTTCGGTATTTCGAAGCTTCTCTTGGATGATCTCAGCCTCAATCTTCAGATCCGACAGCTCGTCCCGGAGACGTTGGTTATCAATGCGCAGCTGCTCTCGCTCCTGCTCTCCATTTCTAATTTCCTCCTCTAACAAGACCCCGCGCTCGATGCCGATGTTGTATTTGGACTCCATGTCCTCCAGGGACGAGGTGGTGTTCCGGGCTTGGCGCTCGTAGTCATCGTTGGCAACTTCAATGTCTCGAAGCTTGAGCTGCAAAGTGCGGTTTGCGTCTCGAAGTGTAGTGATTTCTTTCTGAAGGTTGTTCTGCACAGAGTTGCCTTCGGATTTCGATTGCTTGTATTTGGTCTGCCAACGTAATATTAGCACCCGCACAATTGTAAGCTATGGACATGATCCCATACCTTCCACTCGTCCACTTCATATCGCATCGTGTCGAGCTTTTCCTTCAGTTGCCGCTCCCGCTTTTCCGAAGCTTCAATGTCCTTCTCCATCTCAGCCTCCAGCTCCCGGCTAGAGGACTGAAAGTCCGCGAGTTCCGCCTCAAGTTGCTCATACTGGGCTTTGTAATGAGCCAGTTCATCTCTGTAAGAGCTACTTGTATGCTTCCGCTCGGAAGGTGACTCCTCGACGGCCGGCATCTTCTCGCGTTGGGCACCCAGAGGACCTGTCGCAAAGAAGATGTCTGGACGACTGTTGCCGTCCAAAATCGGCGAAAGTCAGTAGAGACTGTACACCAGGCTGTCTTGCCCTGCAGATCGCACCAGCCCCTCTCAAAGACTCATATGTTGTGTGATGGCCGGATGTCAACAAGCGTGCGTTTTGATAAGAGCCCCTCGCCGAGGCGGACGCAAGGGATTGTAGCGGTACCTGGCAATGTGTCCTTCTacagagagaggaagagaagatcaaggGATGCGGCGGGCTAAGATGTGAAAAGCTGGGTTACCTTCGACCCGCCTCGTGTCGAAAAGCGGGTTAGATTAGATCGGGCTGGGAGAAACCGGTGCTGTTGTTTCGGTCGTCAGGGGAGCCGGTAGATGCGCTAGTCCTCATTTGGCAGATCTGGGCTCAGCCACCCACCGCTCTTTTGGTGCGTTAAGG
The nucleotide sequence above comes from Penicillium digitatum chromosome 1, complete sequence. Encoded proteins:
- a CDS encoding Acetyl-CoA carboxylase; amino-acid sequence: MGITNGNSANGSTVAKHGLPSHFIGGNALESAPPSAVKEFVAAHDGHSVITSVLIANNGIAAVKEIRSVRKWAYETFGNERAIQFTVMATPEDLTANADYIRMADQYVEVPGGTNNNNYANVELIVDIAERMDVHAVWAGWGHASENPRLPESLAASPKKIIFIGPPASAMRSLGDKISSTIVAQHAGVPCIPWSGSGVDAVKVDENGIVTVEDEVYKKGCTFSPEEGLAKAKEIGFPVMVKASEGGGGKGIRKVENEEEFHALYNAAANEIPGSPIFIMKLAGNARHLEVQLLADQYGNNISLFGRDCSVQRRHQKIIEEAPVTIAKQPTFQAMERAAVSLGRLVGYVSAGTVEYLYSHSDDKFYFLELNPRLQVEHPTTEMVSGVNLPAAQLQIAMGIPLHRVRDIRLLYGVDPNASADIDFDFSKEESFQTQRRPQPKGHTTACRITSEDPGEGFKPSSGTMHELNFRSSSNVWGYFSVGTAGGIHSFSDSQFGHIFAYGENRSASRKHMVVALKELSIRGDFRTTVEYLIKLLETPAFEDNTITTGWLDQLITNKLTAERPDQYVAIICGAVTKAHLASEAGIEEYRNGLGKGQVPSKEILKTVFPVDFIYEGERYKFTATRASLDSYHLFINGSKCSVGVRALADGGLLVLLSGRSHNVYWKEEAAATRLSVDGKTCLLEQENDPTQLRSPSPGKLVKFTVENGEHIRSGQSYAEVEVMKMYMPLIAKEDGVVQLIKQPGATLEAGDILGILALDDPSRVKHAQPFTGQLPELGSPTVLGNKPSQRFFLLHSILENILRGFDNQVIMGTTLKDLVEVLRNPDLPYGEWNAQSSALHSRIPQKLDAQLQNVVDRAKARKAEFPAKQLQKAISRFIEENIGPADAEILKATLLPLVQVINKYMDGLKSNEYNVFIGLLEQYYDVEKLFSTHHLRDEDVILKLREENKDDITSIVHTVLSHSRIGSKNNLVLAILDMYRPNQPLVENVGTHFKPILKKLTELESRSSAKVTLKAREVLIQCAMPSLDERLSQMEHILRSSVVESRYGETGWEHREPSLEVLKEVVDSKYTVFDVLPRFFVHADPWVTLASLEVYIRRAYRAYTLKGIEYNASTEQPFLSWDFTLGKLGHREFGVLNSTQPSTPGTPITETNPFKRINSIGDMSLFVSDAASDPVRKGVIIPVQYLEDAEEFLSKALEVFPLGGSNVKRPSEQGLIASLEGKRRPAPKPVSDSELTGVCNIAIRDIEDMEDSELVEQMKQLLADNKDELLARRIRRVTFICGKQGVYPGYFTFRGPNYEEDLSIRHSEPALAFQLELGRLSKFNIKPVFTENRNIHVYEAIGKGPENDKAIDKRYFIRAVVRPGRLRDDIPTAEYLISEADRLMNDILDALEIIGNNNSDLNHIFINFSPVFNLQPVDVEQALAGFLDRFGRRLWRLRVTGAEIRILCTDPATGMPYPLRVIISNTYGFIINIELYIERKSEKGEWIFQSIGGTAKLGSMHLRPVATPYPTKEWLQPKRYKAHLMGTQYVYDFPELFRQAFQNSWTKIAEKIPSLYEKRPPVGECIDYSELVLDDTDNLVEVSREPGTNTHGMVGWIITARTPEYPRGRRFIIVANDITFQIGSFGPQEDKFFHKCTELARKLGIPRVYLSANSGARIGVADEIIPFFSVAWNNPEKPEAGFKYLYLTPEVKKRFDASKKKEVITELIKDEGEERHKITTVIGAKDGLGVECLKGSGLIAGATSKAYEDIFTITLVTCRSVGIGAYLVRLGQRAIQVEGQPIILTGAPAINKLLGREVYTSNLQLGGTQIMYKNGVSHMTATDDFEGVEKIVEWMSFVPDKKNAPIPIRPWSDSWDRDVGYFPPPKQPYDVRWLISGKEDVDGFLPGLFDKGSFEEALGGWARTVVVGRARLGGIPMGVIAVETRSVENVTPADPANPDSMEMISTEAGGVWYPNSAYKTSQALRDFNNGEQLPVMILANWRGFSGGQRDMYNEVLKYGSYIVDALVKYEQPIFVYIPPHGELRGGSWVVVDPTINPDQMEMYADEESRGGVLEPEGMVNIKYRREKQLDTMARLDATYGELRRSLSDISLTKEQLSEVKAKMAAREELLLPVYMQIALQFADLHDRAGRMQAKNTIRKPLQWVNSRRFFYWRLRRRLSEETIVKRMLAASAPPAPGAKVFGESLRTAHLRTLHAWTGLLGEELEHNDQKVATWYEENKKVIQTKIESLRTDGVASEVAQLLIGNKEGGLRGVQQVLSMLPVEEREIVLKYLGSA
- a CDS encoding Nuclear distribution protein nudE, with protein sequence MPAVEESPSERKHTSSSYRDELAHYKAQYEQLEAELADFQSSSRELEAEMEKDIEASEKRERQLKEKLDTMRYEVDEWKTKYKQSKSEGNSVQNNLQKEITTLRDANRTLQLKLRDIEVANDDYERQARNTTSSLEDMESKYNIGIERGVLLEEEIRNGEQEREQLRIDNQRLRDELSDLKIEAEIIQEKLRNTEGHGMRRRKPTPLYHRSPATPQSLEIFDRSPGTVTSSPVFATPPAKSSLTSSTATPPSPPISESSVNMRKATNPYANSTPTFPRQRAAGADPVNSRTLHARTQTRTTHSRTPSLAYSNGAYSTGNGNGNVRSTPSMSTSSRNSLTRTNTSRPPGLPKSGSLFQIRGLIGKMQKLEERVQSAKSRLPAPSDTSSRGSPRSGSVISDTPIVPSSITVRRSSPKRLSDSSSLGSSARDSESTPSYPPQGRQSFGRTGESRPSSRTSFSSRSSFSQSVQSGVPANARPESRSSRPGAKTPLGHYSTNPMTEGRRPRSSLSNHAGQLPNISGMSLIDEAQDIATPTTARISHEIQQPQRPCLTTPTPIVKKRTISGIPAPRSFKTSIGPGTMPQPNRKTQVSDLGETY